Part of the Nicotiana tabacum cultivar K326 chromosome 20, ASM71507v2, whole genome shotgun sequence genome, ATGCTCTGTAAGACATTAGTTATTAAGACTGCTCTACCCCCAATGGATAGAAGTTTACCTTTCCAGGTTTGCAATTTGTCAAGGACTTTGGTCAACAATCCTTGATAGTGTTCCATCTTCCTCCTAGCATAGAAAATTGGGCATCCTAGATAGGTGAAGGGGAAGTCCTTCCTACCAATTCCAGTAGTCCTCTCCATTTTCCTTACTACTTCTTGATCTTCCACGTGATGAATATATACAACAGATTTACCTTTATTAACCCGCTAGCCTGATGCATTTTCATATACTTGTAGCATCTCCATGATGAGTCGAAGAGAAGTTGCATCAAAAGAACTGAAGATTATGGTGTCATCTACGTATGCAAGATGATTGACTTTGGGGTCCATTTAGGCATTCCAAAGCCACAAAAGTACAGGTTTGTATGCAGCAAATTCAATCCCCTTGACAAAGCTTCAGCAGCCAGAATAAAAAGTGTCGGAGACAATGGATCCCCTTGCTTTACTCCCCTCGATGATTTGAAAAAACCATGTGGCTTTCCATTTATTAGAACTGAATACCAATTATTTCCAACCAAATCAAATACCAATCCAATAAACCTTTCAGAGAATCCCATTTTCCTCAGCACTTTAGTAAGAAATAACCATGACAACCTATTATATGCTTTCGTCATATGGAGTTTGATCACAACATTAGGACCAACTTTAGTTTTGAGCTTCATATCTGTGACTATCTCCTGAGTTAACAAAACATTTTCCACTATGCTTCTATCCTTCACAAACCCTGCTTGCTCCTCTGATATTAAGCCTGGTAATATACCCACCATTCTGTCATGAACTACTCTTGAAAAGATTTTGTTGACAAAATTGCTAAGACTTATCGGGCGTAAGTCTGAAAAGGTAATGACTTCTTTTTTGGTAACAGGACTAAATTTGTGTGGGTTGCACTTTTGGGAAGTTGTTGTCCACAGAAGAAGGATAATACCATCTGCACAATGTCTTCACCTATAATCTCCCAGCAAGATTGGTAGAAAAGTCCAGTAAAACCATCTGGCCCTCCTGCTGAATCTCCATTCAACCCAAAAACTGCATGCTTGATTTCCTCTAGAGTGGGGTTGTTGTTTAACTTCTCATTTTGTTCCATAGTTACCATGGATGAGATATGATCAATTATGTGAAAAGTTGTTGGAATTGTATCTTCCCTGAATTGCTCCTGGTATAATTTTACTGCTTCTGCTGCAATCTGATATTCCTCTTCCACCCAATTTCCAAGGCTGTCTTGAATTCTGGTGAGTTTTAATCTTTTCCTTCTTCCATTAACTTGCACATGAAAAAATCTTGTGTTTCGATCACCATCCTTAAACCAAGCCATTCCGACCTTTTGTCTCCAAAACTGTTCTTCCAATGCCAAGTATTTTATCATTTCAGTTTGAACCTTATACAACCTTTGTCTGTTCATTTGAGTAGGAGAAAGCTCAAATTGTCTTTCATGAACTAGGACCACTTCTTCTAGGCTAGCAATTTTCTGAAAAATGTCTCCATAGGTAGCTTTACTCCAAGTAGACAAGGCTTTCTTAAGCTtctttaatttatgattaaaggTCACAAAAGGATTAGCAGCAAAGTTAGCCTTCCAATTTTCCTTTACCAAATCTTTAAATGATGCATGTTGTACCCAGAAGTTAAGAAATCTGAATGATTTCTTGATAGTGAGAGACTCAGTATCACATTTTAATAGCATAGAACAATGGTCAAATCCAATTTTAGACAAATGTGACACCTCCACCCCTAGGAAAGTCAGTTGAAATTCTATGTTACCAAGACATCTATCCAGCCGCTTAAAAATACAGTCTTCCTCTGATCTACCATTCCACCATGTGTAAATGCTCCCTTTGAAGCCCAAATTAGTCAAATTGCATGTATTGATGCAGTGCCTAAAATCATCAACCTCATTTAATGATATAGGTAATCCACCAAATTTCTCCTCCTCATCCCAAATTACATTAAAATCACCTCCCACAAGCCATGGTACTGTCATGTCAAAAGCCATTGCATAGAGTGAATCCCACAATTCTATTCTTTCAATAACATCACATTTTGCATATACCAATGTGAGAGTGAGCTCGACATGTGTTTCTGTATGGAATAATCTCAGTGTAATCTGTTGTGTCGTGTTATACAAAATATCCACATTAAAAGCTTCATCAATGAAAGCCCAAATTTTGTTTGAGACATTCACTACTGCTTGGGCCAAGCCTATTCGTCTTCTATAGTTTTCCATCTTGTTAGATTATTGCATAGGTTCAAGAATCCCTATAAATTCAAAATGATGTTGTCTATGCATTGTGATCAATCTTTCAAATGCCTGCATTGTATTAACAGACCCCACATTCCATATAATTGCCTTCATCATTGATCTTTGGATTTAGAAAGTGTTCTTCTAGTTTGTATACCTCCTGCTGGGACTGTGAAGGTTTCTTTtgcttgttttttttttactttagcTGCAGATTTCACCCGCTCAATGTGCCTAGGTGATAAATCACCTTGCTTAGCCACATTGAGGAAGTTTTGTGTTGTTGACTCCTCATCCAAATCCCTATTTGTCTGATCAATTGGTAAGtcaattttctttgtatttttagaACAAATTATATCTGTACTTCTCTTCACATTTTTCAGCTTTTTATTTGCAGAGCTATTTACATGTTGTAGCTGGCCAGAGTTCAATGTAACAGTATCCTTTTCTACATTCTCCACAGCAACCTTCACGGTTGTTTCTTGCTTACCTGGATCCTTAGCAGTGTTTTTTGTTTTAGCAGTACTATCTTCTACACTCTTTTGTTTTGGTTTATTCTTCTCAGACTTGTTGATACCTGCTACTGTTCCACCAGGGTCCTCATCATTACACACTCTTACTTTATCATGGATTAATTCTGCATTTGGAGAAAACTGGATTTCAGCATTTTGTGACGCTTTGATCCTCTTCGTTGTTTGTTTCCCCTCCTGTTTCCTTGTCGCTTGCCATTCCATCTGGAATTTCTCCCTCTGCTGCATCTTCCTCAGGTTGGTTTGACCACAATTTATTTCCATTCCACTTTATTTTATCAATGCTTTTTAAAAAGTTCAAAATCAGTATCTTCAACTTGGTCATTGTCACTGGTTATCTCCTCTTCCTGCCTTGTTATTGCATCAGTTGTATTTACTTCGTTTGCATTTTGGGCCAACTCTACATCTACCCTTGTGTCTTTTGATGGGATATCTTGACAAGAGGTGTTTACACCTACCACACTATTAGGATAATTTTTCTGTACCCTAGCGGGTGTCAATTCCCCATTGCTAACATCTTTTGTTCTAAATGCTACAGGATTAAATGACTGGGTTGTATGATTCATTCCTTTTCCACCTCCAGTAGCATTACAGCTGTTAACAGCGATTGAAGCCATAGTCTTATTATTGTTTGGATTAACAGCATGAGCATCTGGGTTCAAATTTCCGGTTGAAGCATTATCCTCATGTACAAGATCGTTTTGACAAGGTGTCTGCTCCACTACATCTAATTGATTGAATTCGTTAACTGCAACTTCTTCAACCTCCAACAGAGAAAATTTGTTTGTTGTTTGTACCTGTTGTGTTGCTTCATTATTGACCGGAACAATTTCCTTCCCAGTAGTGTCGTTTGCTTCATTATTCTCACTTTGTTTACCCTTGTTCTGTCCTCTGTTATTTCTAACTTCCTTCCATTGATGCTTGACATTACCTATGAATTTTCCACTAGTAAGAATCATCATTGGGGCTTtgtgtattttattttcattttgactTTGAACCACAACTTCTTTAGCATACTTTTGTTTGTCTTTTTTGCTTTACATTAATTCCGGGTGAATTCTCCAACATTCAAACATGTCATGTCCTTGTATCTTGTATTCTTTGCAATACTTTGGTATGTACTCATACCTTACAGTAACCCATTCAGTTCTAACAGTTCCTGACGTTTCATTGAGGATGTCCATTCGCACCTTCGTAGGAAGATTATCTAGGAGATTAAGTAAAACCTTAACTTTGGCACAACTTGGCATTGTCTTATTAATCGTGGCCAAATCTAGGTGAAGTGGCTTTCCCACAGCAGAAGCCAAAGAAAAAAGGCATTCTTTAACAAAGTAGGTTGGTAACAAATTTGGAAACAAAATCCACGCCATTACCTTAGGTGTTTCCTCTCCTGCTTTGAATTTAGCATCATATATCAAGGTTCTCAGTTGGTATTCCAGACCATATTTGTCTTTAACA contains:
- the LOC142174349 gene encoding secreted RxLR effector protein 78-like; amino-acid sequence: MVGILPGLISEEQAGFVKDRSIVENVLLTQEIVTDMKLKTKVGPNVVIKLHMTKAYNRLSWLFLTKVLRKMGFSERFIGLVFDLVGNNWYSVLINGKPHGFFKSSRGVKQGDPLSPTLFILAAEALSRGLNLLHTNLYFCGFGMPKWTPKSIILHT